In Neodiprion pinetum isolate iyNeoPine1 chromosome 6, iyNeoPine1.2, whole genome shotgun sequence, one genomic interval encodes:
- the LOC138191126 gene encoding integrator complex subunit 12 — translation MYFDLENAAEAEEDFFTALALLHSTDEDSADKLRQMLDASIVKKHGLDKSLAVRMRRDSLSLFSEETCKNTNERDINIDGSNGKGHAFRRNVKTRASSPSVEVVTAKIGSSMTNVLVAVDKMDIPTISIPDEGSSAGDDALCKICNGARLGPLILLECQECQDVYHPLCHQPPVLDLDIYDPRLVWHCAKCVELSEATAIIVAAGLEDKKFQVDEERVDTRFDEQVNYFRRTKTRLDGQEDSISDQFPLRNTPSIGRLSAKKQTSTIYHNKSHYPKYLGSILYRENVDLAIK, via the exons ATGTACTTTGACCTGGAGAATGCAGCGGAAGCTGAGGAAGACTTCTTCACAGCGCTTGCTCTTCTCCATTCGACGGACGAGGATTCGGCGGACAAATTGCGCCAGATGCTGGACGCCTCGATAGTGAAAAAACACGGTCTGGACAAGAGCCTGGCAGTCAGGATGCGGCGGGATTCGTTATCTCTGTTTTCGGAAGAGACGTGTAAGAATACCAACGAACGGGATATCAATATTGATGGATCGAACGGGAAGGGTCATGCTTTTCGGAGGAACGTTAAAACGCGTGCTTCCAGCCCGAGTGTGGAAGTTGTAACGGCAAAGATTGGCTCTAGCATGACGAACGTTCTCGTCGCCGTCGACAAGATGGACATACCGACGATTTCGATACCCGACGAAGGCTCCAGTGCCGGTGACGATGCTCTCTGCAAG ATCTGCAACGGGGCGAGACTGGGTCCTTTGATTCTCCTGGAGTGCCAAGAATGCCAGGATGTCTACCATCCTCTTTGCCATCAGCCGCCAGTCCTTGACCTTGACATTTATGACCCGCGGTTGGTGTGGCATTGCGCCAAGTGCGTCGAGCTTTCGGAGGCCACGGCGATCATCGTCGCTGCAGGGCTTGAAGATaagaaatttcaagtcgatgAGGAGAGGGTCGATACTCGTTTTGACGAACAGGTCAATTACTTCAGGCGAACAAAAACACGGCTTGACGGTCAGGAGGATTCGATTTCTG ATCAATTTCCATTGCGAAATACACCAAGCATCGGTAGGCTATCGgcaaagaaacaaacaagTACGATATATCATAACAAATCTCACTATCCCAAGTACCTCGGTTCAATCTTATACCGCGAAAATGTTGATTTAgcgataaaatga